Genomic window (Enterobacteriaceae bacterium 4M9):
TTGATTTGCGGCGTCGGACTTGGCGGCTACTGGGCAGAGCGCATTGGCTTTCTTTGCGATATCCGCCAGGCGATTTTCAATCCTAACCTGTTCCCGTACGAGAACATGGAAGGCAAGATTGACAGGCCGGAAGAGTACGAGGATATCACCACAAAATGTGTGGATAACTTTCGTGAGAAGAACCGCGACCGCTGCCTGACGATACTGTCGCGTAATGATGAAGCGCTGGATAGCGCGCGTTCGGCAGCGGTTTTGCACCCGTATTATGAAATTGTCTGGGACGAGCAGCAAACGCACAAGTTTCGCGATATCTCACCGCACCTTCAGCGCATTAAAGCATTCAAAACGCTCGGCTGAGCGTCCTACCTCCTGAGAGTTAAAAGGCCAGCATCTGCTGGCCTTTTTGTCTATCTTTTAAGCGATAAAAGTTGATGCATATCAAATTTGGTATGACCAATGCGCCGTTCATGATATTCTGCCAACAGGTTGAACGTTTCAGATATGGTAACATGTTGTTAATTAAAGGTTATAAAAATAACCTTCAATTAACAATTGGTAAGCAAATTTTGGGGGATTTACGTTGACGACGGCAATGAAAAAAATCGTAATCGTGGGTGGCGGGGCCGGTGGCCTGGAACTGGCTACGCAGCTGGGCAGAAAGCTCGGACGCGGTAAAAAAGCGAAAGTGACACTGGTGGA
Coding sequences:
- a CDS encoding alpha/beta hydrolase, with protein sequence MIIYLHGFDSNSPGNHEKVLQLQFIDPDVRLISYSTRHPKHDMQHLLKEVDKMLQLNIDDRPLICGVGLGGYWAERIGFLCDIRQAIFNPNLFPYENMEGKIDRPEEYEDITTKCVDNFREKNRDRCLTILSRNDEALDSARSAAVLHPYYEIVWDEQQTHKFRDISPHLQRIKAFKTLG